Proteins encoded within one genomic window of Mycolicibacterium aubagnense:
- a CDS encoding epoxide hydrolase family protein: MTRFRIAVPDEVLDDLRRRLSNTRWPETECVDDWSQGIPLSYTRALADYWAGGYDWRAREARLNRFDQYVTEIDGLDIHFIHQRSPHPDALPLIITHGWPGSIAEFQKIIEPLTDPTAHGGRAEDAFHVVCPSLPGFGFSGKPTATGWGVERIARAWDELMVRLGYTRYGAQGGDWGAAVTTQIGRNIGHCIAIHTNMPMGRPPKGATEFTTEEQVALAALRRYQDQDSGYAKQQSTRPQTIGYGLVDSPVAQLAWIVEKFWSWTDHDGDVETALSRDEMLDDVMLYWATASGASSARIYWESFRVFGGGTRVELPTGVASFPKEIGRPPRSWCEGGYNITHWTTMPRGGHFAAFEQPELFVDDVRAFFGTVR; encoded by the coding sequence ATCACACGCTTCCGTATTGCCGTGCCCGACGAGGTCCTCGACGATCTCCGCCGCCGCCTGAGCAATACCCGGTGGCCAGAAACCGAGTGCGTCGACGACTGGAGCCAGGGCATCCCGCTGAGCTACACCCGCGCGCTGGCTGACTACTGGGCGGGCGGCTACGACTGGCGGGCTCGCGAAGCGCGGCTCAATCGGTTCGACCAGTACGTCACCGAGATCGACGGGCTCGATATCCATTTCATCCACCAGCGGTCACCGCACCCCGACGCCCTGCCGTTGATCATCACGCACGGCTGGCCGGGGTCGATCGCCGAATTCCAGAAGATCATCGAACCGCTGACCGACCCCACCGCGCACGGCGGACGCGCCGAGGACGCCTTCCACGTCGTGTGCCCGTCGCTGCCGGGTTTCGGATTCTCGGGCAAGCCGACCGCAACCGGCTGGGGTGTCGAGCGCATCGCGCGGGCGTGGGACGAGCTGATGGTGCGACTCGGCTACACCCGCTACGGTGCGCAGGGCGGCGACTGGGGCGCCGCGGTGACCACGCAGATCGGACGAAACATCGGACACTGCATCGCGATTCACACCAACATGCCGATGGGCAGGCCCCCGAAAGGTGCCACGGAATTCACCACTGAAGAACAGGTGGCACTCGCGGCGCTGAGGCGCTACCAGGACCAGGACTCGGGCTATGCCAAGCAGCAGTCGACGCGTCCGCAGACCATCGGGTACGGCCTGGTCGACTCACCGGTGGCGCAACTGGCCTGGATCGTCGAAAAGTTCTGGTCCTGGACCGATCACGACGGGGATGTGGAGACCGCGCTCAGTCGGGACGAGATGCTCGATGACGTGATGCTCTACTGGGCCACCGCGTCCGGCGCGTCCTCGGCCCGAATCTACTGGGAGAGCTTCCGCGTCTTCGGCGGCGGCACCAGGGTCGAATTGCCCACGGGCGTCGCGTCGTTCCCGAAGGAGATCGGGCGGCCGCCGCGATCATGGTGCGAGGGCGGCTACAACATCACCCACTGGACCACCATGCCGCGCGGTGGTCACTTCGCGGCTTTTGAGCAGCCCGAGTTGTTCGTCGATGACGTGCGGGCATTCTTCGGGACGGTGCGCTGA
- a CDS encoding agmatine deiminase family protein, whose translation MKRRRFMQSSLLALGGLMAAAACDDRTSGPSGSPTSTGNDGRTWVMPEEGQPHKRTWMAFGASEAIWGAQLLPQVRRDLATIATAIARFEPVSMLVRHDELDLARSLLGGANVELIVSDIDDLWIRDTGPVFVTGNGVKAGVNFNFNGWGGKQEHRRDAKVATFVDDRAGVETVHTALVMEGGGIEVDGEGTAIATESCILNANRNPGWKTSDVEAELDRVLGVKKVIWLPGVAGQDITDGHTDFYARFARPGVAVATLDHDENSSEYDLTRRHLDILHNATDAHGRALEVESIDAPSQLRYQNAAKDFAAGYINFYVCNGAVIAPEFGDPGTDPAAKATLTRLFPDRQIVQIPIDAIAAGGGGIHCTTQQEPTG comes from the coding sequence ATGAAACGACGCCGATTCATGCAGTCGAGCCTGCTCGCGCTAGGTGGGCTGATGGCCGCCGCGGCCTGCGACGACCGCACCTCGGGGCCGTCCGGCAGTCCCACCAGCACCGGCAACGACGGCCGCACCTGGGTGATGCCCGAAGAAGGGCAACCGCACAAGCGCACCTGGATGGCCTTCGGCGCCAGCGAGGCGATCTGGGGTGCGCAGCTGTTGCCACAGGTGCGGCGGGATCTGGCGACGATCGCGACCGCCATCGCCCGCTTCGAACCGGTTTCGATGCTGGTGCGGCACGATGAACTCGATCTGGCGCGCTCCCTGCTCGGAGGCGCGAATGTCGAGTTGATCGTCTCCGACATCGACGACCTGTGGATCCGTGATACCGGCCCGGTGTTCGTCACGGGTAACGGCGTCAAGGCCGGGGTCAATTTCAACTTCAACGGCTGGGGTGGCAAGCAGGAACATCGCCGCGACGCCAAGGTCGCCACCTTCGTCGACGACCGCGCGGGTGTGGAGACCGTGCACACCGCTCTGGTTATGGAGGGCGGCGGCATCGAAGTCGACGGCGAGGGCACCGCAATCGCCACTGAATCCTGCATCCTCAATGCCAACCGCAACCCGGGCTGGAAGACGTCCGACGTCGAAGCCGAACTCGATCGAGTACTCGGGGTCAAGAAGGTGATCTGGCTGCCCGGAGTGGCCGGGCAGGACATCACCGACGGGCACACCGACTTCTACGCCCGCTTCGCCCGTCCCGGCGTCGCCGTCGCCACCCTGGACCACGACGAGAACTCCAGCGAGTATGACCTGACCCGCCGCCATCTCGACATCCTGCACAATGCCACCGACGCCCACGGTCGCGCCCTCGAGGTCGAATCCATCGACGCGCCTTCACAATTGCGGTACCAGAACGCCGCGAAGGACTTTGCCGCCGGGTACATCAACTTCTACGTCTGCAACGGCGCGGTCATCGCCCCCGAATTCGGCGACCCCGGCACCGACCCTGCCGCCAAGGCCACCCTCACCCGGCTGTTCCCGGACCGACAGATCGTGCAGATTCCGATCGACGCCATCGCGGCGGGCGGGGGCGGCATCCACTGCACCACACAGCAGGAACCCACCGGCTGA